The proteins below come from a single Synechococcus sp. WH 8101 genomic window:
- the ribBA gene encoding bifunctional 3,4-dihydroxy-2-butanone-4-phosphate synthase/GTP cyclohydrolase II, with translation MTRARTTAISFDSISDALAAIRNGECVVVVDDERRENEGDLICAAQFASPDQINFMATHARGLICLAMEGERLDALDLPLMVDRNTDANQTAFTVSIDAGPEHGVSTGISADDRSRTIQVALRPDARPADLRRPGHIFPLRARQGGVLKRAGHTEAAVDLAQLAGLIPAGVICEIQNADGSMARLPELRDYARQWNLRLISIADLIRYRLNNERFVRRQAQATLPSLFGSFQAIGYRNELDGSEHVAIIKGDPQQLQEPVLVRMHSECLTGDAFGSLRCDCRPQLESALARIEAEGEGVVVYLRQEGRGIGLINKLKAYSLQDGGLDTVEANEKLGFPADLRNYGVGAQILSDLGIHRLRLLTNNPRKIAGLDGYGLEVVERVPLVIEPGDHNADYLAVKRDKLGHWIHEVSTVICWDGTLPADALPQPLAMASEAAALEGLVLVPVQSPRLLALWERPQFAWRLADATAEAAGEGETNSTEPLDSRLNRLLSAMASWPITRRIGLYRTSRPDQLNHPPQTLERDERLLEQLRNGTPPLPLGSNDVALIQWS, from the coding sequence ATGACAAGAGCGCGAACAACAGCCATTTCCTTCGATTCGATTTCCGATGCCCTGGCGGCGATCCGCAACGGAGAGTGTGTCGTTGTTGTCGATGACGAACGTCGGGAGAACGAAGGCGATCTGATCTGTGCCGCCCAGTTCGCCTCACCGGATCAGATCAATTTCATGGCCACCCATGCCCGGGGGTTGATCTGCCTGGCCATGGAGGGGGAACGCCTGGATGCCCTCGATCTGCCCTTGATGGTGGACCGCAACACCGATGCCAATCAGACCGCTTTCACGGTGAGCATCGATGCCGGCCCGGAGCATGGCGTGAGCACGGGCATTTCCGCCGACGACCGCTCACGCACCATTCAGGTCGCCCTGCGTCCGGATGCGCGCCCGGCCGATCTGCGCCGCCCCGGCCACATCTTTCCCCTGCGCGCACGCCAGGGCGGGGTGCTCAAACGGGCAGGGCATACCGAAGCCGCGGTGGATCTTGCCCAGTTGGCAGGCCTCATCCCCGCCGGAGTGATCTGCGAAATCCAAAACGCCGATGGCTCGATGGCGCGGCTTCCGGAACTACGGGACTACGCCCGTCAATGGAACCTGCGCCTGATCAGCATTGCCGACCTGATCCGCTATCGCCTCAACAACGAGCGTTTCGTGCGTCGCCAGGCCCAGGCCACCCTGCCGAGCCTGTTCGGCAGCTTCCAGGCGATCGGCTATCGCAACGAACTCGATGGCAGTGAACATGTGGCGATCATCAAGGGGGATCCGCAACAGCTGCAGGAACCGGTGTTGGTGCGGATGCACTCCGAATGCCTCACCGGCGATGCCTTTGGCTCCTTGCGCTGCGACTGCAGACCCCAGCTGGAATCAGCCCTGGCCCGCATCGAAGCCGAAGGCGAAGGGGTGGTGGTGTATCTGCGTCAGGAAGGTCGTGGCATCGGCCTGATCAACAAACTGAAGGCCTACAGCCTTCAAGATGGCGGGCTCGACACGGTGGAAGCGAACGAAAAGCTGGGCTTTCCGGCGGATCTGCGCAACTACGGCGTCGGTGCCCAGATCCTCAGCGACCTGGGCATCCACCGCCTGCGCCTGCTCACCAACAATCCGCGCAAGATCGCCGGCCTCGATGGTTACGGACTCGAGGTGGTGGAGCGGGTTCCCCTGGTGATCGAACCCGGTGACCACAACGCCGACTACCTCGCCGTCAAACGCGACAAGCTCGGCCATTGGATCCACGAAGTCTCCACGGTGATCTGTTGGGACGGCACCCTGCCGGCGGACGCCCTGCCGCAGCCCCTGGCCATGGCCTCGGAGGCCGCTGCGCTCGAAGGATTGGTGCTGGTGCCCGTGCAATCGCCCCGACTGCTGGCCCTGTGGGAACGCCCCCAGTTCGCCTGGCGGCTGGCGGATGCCACCGCAGAAGCTGCGGGTGAGGGGGAGACCAACTCGACTGAACCCTTGGACAGCCGACTGAACCGCTTGCTGAGCGCCATGGCGTCCTGGCCGATCACGCGCCGGATCGGCCTCTATCGCACATCAAGGCCTGACCAACTGAACCACCCACCCCAGACCCTGGAGCGAGACGAACGGCTGCTGGAGCAGCTGCGGAACGGGACGCCGCCATTGCCGCTCGGCAGCAACGACGTCGCCCTGATCCAGTGGAGCTGA
- the argC gene encoding N-acetyl-gamma-glutamyl-phosphate reductase: MQSVSPALPDTPVGRVAVIGASGYGGLQTLRLLQNHPGLVVTFLGGERSAGQRWSELCSFLPLADDPIVEKPDPDRIAEQADFAVLSLPNGLASDLVPALLERSVRVVDLSADYRYRSLDQWSQVYVQEASQRQRQDSDLCEQAVYGLPEWNGPAIATASLVAAPGCFPTASLLPLLPFLKQGLIETEGLIIDAKTGTSGGGRAAKENLLLSEASESIAPYGVIGHRHTSEIEQLASQAAGCGIQLQFTPHLVPMVRGLLATVYGRLRDPGLTAEDCTTVLEAFYRHHPFIRVLPVGTYPATKWVRHTNLSLLSVQVDQRNSRLVLMSAVDNLIKGQAGQGVQCLNLMAGLPVATGLPLAPFYP; the protein is encoded by the coding sequence ATGCAGAGCGTTTCCCCCGCCCTTCCCGACACGCCCGTTGGCAGGGTTGCTGTGATCGGGGCGTCCGGATACGGCGGTCTGCAGACGCTTCGCTTGCTGCAGAACCATCCTGGCCTGGTGGTCACCTTTCTCGGTGGTGAACGCAGCGCGGGCCAACGCTGGAGTGAACTGTGTTCCTTTCTTCCCCTGGCAGATGACCCGATCGTTGAGAAGCCCGATCCGGATCGGATCGCCGAGCAGGCTGACTTCGCCGTTCTGAGTCTTCCCAACGGTCTGGCCAGTGATCTGGTGCCGGCCCTGCTGGAGCGAAGTGTTCGGGTGGTGGATCTCTCCGCTGACTACCGCTATCGCTCACTGGACCAATGGAGTCAGGTGTATGTACAGGAGGCGTCCCAGCGCCAGCGTCAGGATTCCGATCTCTGCGAACAGGCCGTGTATGGATTGCCGGAATGGAACGGGCCGGCGATCGCCACAGCGTCGCTTGTGGCCGCGCCCGGTTGTTTTCCCACCGCCAGCCTGTTGCCCCTACTTCCCTTCCTCAAGCAGGGCCTGATTGAAACCGAAGGGCTGATCATCGATGCCAAAACCGGCACCTCCGGTGGTGGTCGGGCCGCTAAGGAGAACCTGCTGCTCTCGGAGGCGTCGGAGTCGATCGCGCCCTATGGCGTGATCGGCCATCGCCACACATCCGAAATCGAACAGCTCGCCAGCCAGGCCGCCGGTTGTGGGATTCAGCTGCAGTTCACGCCCCACCTGGTGCCGATGGTGCGCGGTTTGCTGGCCACCGTGTATGGCCGCCTGCGCGACCCCGGCCTCACCGCTGAAGACTGCACCACCGTGCTGGAGGCCTTTTATCGCCATCACCCCTTCATCCGGGTGCTTCCGGTGGGTACCTACCCCGCAACAAAGTGGGTGCGCCACACCAATCTCTCCCTCCTGTCGGTTCAGGTGGATCAGCGCAACAGCCGCCTGGTGCTGATGAGTGCTGTCGACAACCTGATCAAGGGGCAAGCCGGTCAGGGGGTGCAGTGCCTCAATCTGATGGCGGGTCTGCCGGTGGCCACCGGACTGCCCTTGGCACCCTTCTACCCCTGA
- a CDS encoding peptidylprolyl isomerase produces METDAGLIRLEMFDADAPNTVANFVKLARDGFYDGLAFHRVIDGFMAQGGCPNSREGAKGMPGTGGPGYTIDCEINSRKHVPGALSMAHAGKNTGGSQFFIVHEAQPHLDGVHTVFGQTGDMAVVLALKNGSRITKVNVED; encoded by the coding sequence ATGGAGACGGACGCCGGCCTGATCCGGCTGGAGATGTTCGATGCCGACGCTCCGAACACCGTGGCCAACTTCGTCAAACTGGCCCGCGATGGCTTTTACGACGGGCTTGCCTTCCATCGCGTCATCGACGGCTTCATGGCCCAGGGCGGTTGCCCCAACTCCCGTGAAGGTGCCAAGGGCATGCCCGGCACCGGTGGCCCTGGCTACACGATCGACTGTGAGATCAACAGTCGCAAGCACGTGCCCGGCGCTCTCTCGATGGCCCATGCCGGCAAGAACACCGGTGGCAGCCAGTTTTTCATCGTCCACGAGGCCCAGCCCCATCTCGATGGGGTCCACACCGTCTTCGGTCAGACCGGTGACATGGCGGTGGTGCTGGCTCTGAAGAACGGCTCCCGGATCACCAAGGTGAACGTCGAAGACTGA
- the mtnP gene encoding S-methyl-5'-thioadenosine phosphorylase, producing the protein MNASAGTAPLDAARVGVIGGSGLYAIDGLTDVQEVVVDTPFGSPSDPLRVGRLNGVDVVFLARHGRGHHLLPSEVPYRANIWALRSLNVRWLVSVSAVGSLREHLRPRDMVVPSQFIDRTMQRPQSFFGEGCVAHVSLAEPFCSRLSTLLANAAEAEMPAGHHLHRGGTYLCMEGPAFSTRAESELYRNWGCDVIGMTNHTEARLAREAEIAYASLSMVTDFDCWHNDHDAVSVEMVVGNLRANAVATGPILHQLMESLKQQRPASVAHTALKDALMTAPEAVPAETRQRLDLFTAPYWGPVSTTR; encoded by the coding sequence ATGAACGCTTCGGCAGGGACGGCTCCCCTCGATGCGGCCCGGGTGGGAGTGATCGGTGGCAGCGGTCTCTATGCCATCGACGGGCTTACGGATGTGCAGGAGGTGGTGGTGGACACCCCCTTCGGCAGTCCCTCCGACCCCCTGCGGGTCGGGCGGCTCAACGGGGTGGATGTGGTGTTTCTGGCCCGCCATGGGCGCGGCCATCACCTGCTCCCGAGTGAAGTCCCCTATCGCGCCAACATCTGGGCGCTGCGCTCCCTCAACGTGCGCTGGTTGGTCTCCGTCTCGGCGGTAGGCTCCCTGCGGGAACATCTGCGCCCCCGCGACATGGTGGTGCCCTCCCAGTTCATCGATCGAACGATGCAGCGGCCCCAGTCGTTCTTCGGAGAGGGTTGCGTCGCCCACGTCAGCCTGGCGGAACCCTTCTGCTCCCGCCTCAGCACCCTGCTCGCCAACGCCGCCGAAGCGGAGATGCCAGCCGGGCACCACCTGCATCGGGGCGGCACCTACCTCTGCATGGAAGGGCCGGCATTCTCGACCCGAGCGGAAAGCGAGCTCTACCGCAACTGGGGCTGTGATGTGATCGGCATGACCAATCACACCGAAGCGCGACTGGCAAGGGAAGCGGAAATCGCCTACGCCTCCCTGAGCATGGTCACCGACTTCGATTGCTGGCACAACGACCACGACGCCGTGTCGGTGGAGATGGTGGTGGGCAATCTGCGCGCCAATGCGGTGGCCACCGGCCCGATCCTCCACCAATTGATGGAGTCTCTGAAGCAGCAGCGGCCCGCCTCGGTGGCCCACACAGCCCTCAAGGACGCCCTGATGACGGCGCCCGAAGCCGTTCCCGCTGAAACAAGACAGCGCCTCGATCTGTTCACCGCCCCCTATTGGGGGCCAGTGAGCACCACCCGGTGA
- the purN gene encoding phosphoribosylglycinamide formyltransferase, whose translation MPAFSNLSQAAQPGDQASTSLLVPAIDSWPQFDPPLRLGVMASGEGTNLEALAQACRDGLLQARLLRLVVNKANCGALARADRLGIPWVLHDHRRFETREDLDRALVASFQADAVEAVVMAGWMRIVTKVLIEAFPQRLINLHPSLLPSFRGLDAVGQALGAGVPISGCSAHLVCEDVDSGPLLAQAAVPVLPGDDPARLAARIRVQEHRLLPWAVALAAKRWRAQG comes from the coding sequence ATGCCCGCTTTTTCGAACCTTAGCCAGGCTGCGCAACCCGGGGATCAGGCTTCGACCTCTCTGCTGGTGCCGGCGATCGACAGCTGGCCCCAGTTCGATCCGCCCTTGCGCCTCGGGGTGATGGCCTCAGGCGAGGGAACCAATCTCGAGGCCCTGGCCCAGGCCTGCAGGGATGGGCTGCTGCAGGCCCGGCTGCTGCGCCTGGTGGTGAACAAGGCCAATTGCGGCGCACTGGCGCGGGCCGATCGGCTCGGCATTCCCTGGGTGCTGCACGACCACCGTCGCTTCGAGACGCGAGAGGATCTTGATCGCGCCCTGGTGGCGAGCTTCCAGGCCGATGCGGTGGAAGCGGTGGTGATGGCGGGATGGATGCGCATCGTCACCAAGGTGCTGATCGAGGCCTTCCCGCAACGGCTGATCAACCTGCATCCGTCCCTGCTGCCCAGTTTCCGGGGCCTCGATGCGGTGGGACAGGCCCTGGGTGCCGGTGTGCCGATCAGTGGCTGCTCCGCCCACCTGGTCTGTGAAGACGTGGATTCCGGTCCGCTGCTGGCCCAGGCCGCCGTCCCGGTGCTTCCCGGCGACGATCCAGCCAGGCTCGCGGCGCGGATCCGGGTGCAGGAGCATCGGCTCCTGCCCTGGGCCGTGGCGCTCGCCGCGAAGCGTTGGCGCGCTCAGGGGTAG